From a region of the Pongo abelii isolate AG06213 chromosome 9, NHGRI_mPonAbe1-v2.0_pri, whole genome shotgun sequence genome:
- the LOC112135425 gene encoding LOW QUALITY PROTEIN: olfactory receptor 4X1 (The sequence of the model RefSeq protein was modified relative to this genomic sequence to represent the inferred CDS: substituted 2 bases at 2 genomic stop codons): MAATNNVTKIIFLGFSQNWNGQRVIFVMFLLMYTAVVLGNGLTVATILTSKGLTSPMYFFLSYLSFVEICYCSVMAPKLIFDSFIKRKVISLKGCLTQIFFLHFFGGTEIFLLMVMAYDRYVAICKPLHYVAIMNQXMCGLLVGLAWGRGLLHSVGQTFLIFQLPFCGPNIMDHYFCDVHPVLELACADTFLISLLIITNGCSISVVSFLVLIASYLIVLHSLRSHKSEGRXKALSTCSSHVTVVDLFFIPCSLVYIRPCVTLPADKIVAVFYTVVTPLLNPVIYSFRNAEVRNAMRRFMGRKVI; the protein is encoded by the coding sequence ATGGCTGCTACAAACAATGTGACTAAAATAATTTTCCTGGGATTTTCCCAGAATTGGAATGGGCAGAGGGTCATTTTTGTGATGTTTCTCCTCATGTACACAGCTGTTGTGCTGGGCAATGGACTCACTGTGGCGACCATCTTGACCAGCAAAGGGCTCACCTCCCCCATGTATTTCTTTCTCAGCTACTTATCCTTTGTGGAGATCTGCTACTGTTCTGTCATGGCCCCCAAGCTTATCTTTGACTCTTTTATCAAGAGGAAAGTCATTTCTCTCAAGGGCTGCCTCACACAGatatttttcctccatttctttgGTGGCACTGAGATCTTTCTCCTGATGGTGATGGCCTATGACCGCtatgtggccatctgcaagccctTGCACTACGTGGCCATTATGAACCAGTGAATGTGTGGTCTCCTGGTGGGGTTAGCATGGGGCAGGGGCCTGCTGCATTCTGTTGGGCAAACCTTCCTCATTTTCCAGCTCCCTTTCTGTGGCCCTAACATCATGGACCACTACTTCTGTGATGTCCACCCAGTGCTGGAGCTGGCCTGCGCAGACACCTTCCTCATTAGCCTGCTGATCATCACCAATGGCTGCTCCATCTCTGTAGTCAGTTTCCTGGTGCTGATAGCTTCCTACCTGATCGTCCTGCACTCTCTGAGAAGCCACAAATCGGAGGGGCGGTGAAAGGCCCTCTCCACCTGTTCCTCTCATGTCACAGTTGTCGACCTGTTCTTCATACCTTGCTCCTTGGTCTATATTAGGCCCTGTGTCACCCTCCCTGCAGACAAGATAGTTGCTGTATTTTATACAGTGGTCACACCTCTCTTAAACCCTGTGATTTACTCCTTCAGGAATGCTGAAGTGAGAAACGCCATGAGGAGATTCATGGGGAGAAAAGTAATTTGA